The proteins below come from a single Microbacterium sp. SLBN-154 genomic window:
- a CDS encoding restriction endonuclease subunit R, with translation MLPDAAASALPRRVIGASAFNWTPEVIRAERAATSIAVDIVADRVSPVIEIEPGQLWRSFPVTRTDEAALLRDRLAAAGGRVSIVGASLDEWMSPTRRRTEEERLEFLAPQLHAAHALGAVGLRLPIGQAGPGLLRRLQPLLHELDLVLFEEAQGSQTPDSPSSAGAYEVIAELDDPHVRLLIDISMLMPAVPVSYLDELERGGVPGSLIERVRDDWRNPATLPAIVDVLRSGGVPEPVHTLYMDMIVRFGRSSVDAIRPVLPLVSGFHLKFWDLEDADGRVWQPVRDLGAVLATTGFDGVLTSEWGGHEWLDSDPAQMTRDHIAGAREALGAA, from the coding sequence ATGTTGCCTGACGCCGCAGCATCCGCCCTTCCGCGTCGTGTGATCGGGGCGAGCGCCTTCAACTGGACCCCCGAGGTCATCCGGGCCGAGCGCGCCGCGACCTCCATCGCCGTGGACATCGTCGCCGACCGCGTGAGCCCGGTCATCGAGATCGAACCCGGCCAGCTGTGGCGGTCGTTCCCCGTCACCCGCACCGATGAGGCCGCCCTCCTGCGTGACCGCCTCGCAGCGGCCGGGGGGCGGGTCAGCATCGTCGGCGCCAGCCTGGATGAGTGGATGTCGCCGACGCGGCGTCGCACGGAGGAGGAGCGCCTGGAGTTCCTCGCACCGCAGCTGCATGCCGCACATGCGCTCGGCGCCGTCGGTCTGCGCCTGCCGATCGGCCAGGCGGGACCGGGCCTTCTCCGGCGGCTCCAGCCCCTCCTCCATGAGCTCGACCTCGTGCTGTTCGAAGAGGCGCAGGGGTCGCAGACGCCGGACTCTCCTTCGTCGGCGGGCGCGTACGAGGTGATCGCCGAGCTGGACGATCCCCATGTGCGGCTGCTCATCGACATCAGCATGCTCATGCCCGCGGTGCCGGTGAGCTACCTCGACGAGCTCGAGCGCGGAGGTGTGCCGGGCTCGCTGATCGAGCGGGTGCGTGACGACTGGCGCAATCCGGCGACGCTGCCCGCGATCGTGGACGTCCTTCGTTCGGGCGGCGTTCCGGAGCCGGTCCACACGTTGTACATGGACATGATCGTGCGGTTCGGGCGGTCGTCGGTCGATGCCATCCGTCCGGTCCTGCCCCTGGTGAGTGGGTTCCATCTGAAGTTCTGGGATCTCGAGGATGCCGACGGCCGGGTGTGGCAGCCGGTGCGCGACCTCGGAGCCGTGCTCGCGACGACAGGGTTCGACGGGGTCCTCACCAGCGAATGGGGCGGGCACGAGTGGCTCGACTCCGACCCCGCCCAGATGACGAGGGACCACATCGCCGGGGCGCGCGAGGCGCTCGGCGCGGCGTGA
- the dinB gene encoding DNA polymerase IV has translation MRDTATVLHADLDAFYASVEQRDAPALRGRPVIVGGGVVLAASYEAKARGVRTAMGGRQARELCPDAIVVPPRMEAYSAASRAVFDIFRDTTPLVEGLSIDEAFLEVGGLRRIAGPPADIAARLRERVRAEVGLPISVGVARTKFLAKVASAVSKPDGLLVVEPGEEEAFLLPLPVERLWGVGAKTAEKLHGLGIRTVGQLAELEAATAERLLGRAAGAHLHALARLRDPRPVDTTRRRRSIGSQRALGTRPRAPDELDVILSQIVDRLARRLRDGDRVCRSVVLRLRFGDYTKATRSRTLRFPTDRTSVLIDTARMLLAAALPTITERGITLIGLSLSHLEHADSVQPELPLDFSGGDQIDGALDDVLDRLRDRFGSDAVARATQLGRDPGWSTPILPEHE, from the coding sequence ATGCGCGACACGGCGACGGTGCTGCACGCCGACCTCGACGCGTTCTACGCCTCGGTCGAGCAGCGCGACGCTCCCGCCCTGCGTGGGCGACCGGTGATCGTCGGGGGCGGAGTCGTGCTCGCCGCCAGCTACGAGGCGAAGGCGCGCGGGGTGCGTACCGCGATGGGCGGACGCCAGGCGCGGGAGCTCTGCCCCGATGCCATCGTCGTGCCCCCGCGCATGGAGGCGTACTCGGCCGCGAGCAGGGCGGTGTTCGACATCTTCCGCGACACCACCCCGCTCGTCGAGGGGCTCTCGATCGACGAGGCCTTCCTCGAGGTCGGCGGACTGAGACGCATCGCCGGTCCTCCCGCAGACATCGCCGCCCGCCTGCGCGAACGCGTTCGCGCCGAGGTCGGCCTCCCGATCTCGGTCGGCGTCGCCCGCACGAAGTTCCTCGCCAAGGTCGCGAGCGCCGTGAGCAAGCCCGACGGCCTCCTCGTCGTCGAACCGGGCGAGGAGGAGGCCTTCCTCCTACCGCTGCCGGTCGAGCGGCTGTGGGGCGTGGGCGCGAAGACCGCGGAGAAGCTGCACGGCCTCGGCATCCGCACCGTCGGTCAGCTCGCCGAGCTCGAGGCCGCGACGGCCGAGCGCCTCCTCGGAAGGGCAGCGGGCGCGCACCTGCACGCGCTCGCGCGCCTGCGCGACCCGCGACCGGTCGACACGACCCGCCGGCGCCGTTCGATCGGGTCGCAGCGGGCCCTCGGCACCCGTCCCCGCGCCCCCGACGAGCTCGACGTCATCCTCAGCCAGATCGTCGACCGGCTGGCTCGGCGGCTCCGCGACGGCGACCGGGTCTGCCGGAGCGTCGTCCTCCGCCTCCGCTTCGGCGACTACACAAAGGCGACGAGATCACGCACACTGCGGTTCCCCACCGATCGCACGTCGGTGCTCATCGACACGGCGCGGATGCTGCTGGCCGCCGCCCTTCCGACGATCACCGAGCGGGGCATCACCCTGATCGGCCTCTCGCTGTCGCATCTCGAGCACGCCGACAGCGTGCAACCCGAGCTCCCCCTCGACTTCAGCGGCGGCGATCAGATCGACGGCGCTCTCGACGATGTGCTCGACCGCCTTCGCGATCGCTTCGGCTCCGACGCTGTTGCCCGTGCTACGCAGCTCGGTCGTGATCCGGGGTGGTCGACGCCGATCCTGCCCGAGCACGAGTAG
- a CDS encoding histidine phosphatase family protein, protein MSTASTEPRGTMVLVRHGETEWSKTGRHTGLTDIPLTETGVYKSELAGTLLATRRFDLVLTSPLRRAVDTARYAGFPDAQPDERLHEWDYGAYEGLTTPEIIAQLGHPWSIWDDGAPAGETPGEGIAAVTARAQSLLDDIRPRLERSEHVLMFSHAHFIRALTGTWLGLTAAGGRYFWLGTSAVNELGFEHGRPVVLQWNHVRGR, encoded by the coding sequence ATGAGCACCGCAAGTACCGAACCCCGGGGAACGATGGTCCTCGTCCGACACGGCGAGACCGAGTGGAGCAAGACCGGGCGCCACACCGGGCTCACCGACATCCCGCTCACCGAGACCGGCGTCTACAAGTCCGAGCTCGCCGGCACGCTCCTCGCGACCCGTCGCTTCGACCTCGTGCTCACCAGCCCGCTCCGCCGCGCCGTCGATACCGCCCGATACGCGGGTTTCCCCGACGCCCAGCCCGATGAGCGCCTCCACGAGTGGGACTACGGTGCGTACGAAGGGCTCACCACCCCCGAGATCATCGCGCAGCTCGGCCACCCCTGGTCGATCTGGGACGACGGTGCCCCCGCGGGCGAGACTCCCGGCGAGGGCATCGCTGCCGTCACCGCCCGCGCACAGTCGCTGCTGGACGACATCCGTCCGCGCCTCGAGCGCAGCGAGCACGTGCTGATGTTCTCCCACGCCCACTTCATCCGCGCCCTCACCGGCACGTGGCTCGGGCTCACCGCCGCCGGCGGGCGCTACTTCTGGCTCGGCACGTCGGCGGTCAATGAGCTCGGCTTCGAGCACGGGCGGCCGGTCGTGCTGCAGTGGAACCACGTGCGCGGGCGCTGA
- a CDS encoding ThuA domain-containing protein — protein MTDILNVLILSGHMTREHDNEHRSFRLHNQWITTLLEDTGRFKVRVVEDPRGLGAEVIDKYDVLIVVFEGRDGFFEKAVGFGAETDAAILRFVHDDGKGIVWFHGSAAQEDRWGYPEEYNVMRGAKLSAYETGLRPRPWGEAQLDTVEPRHPITEGISARWTVTGDDILTGVDLYEGAQVLLTTFDDLEAYEKAPVWPMSHYPVEIPEGGIAALNGMNTDQPIAWINEYGAGRSFTITIGHDIDTFRRIEFIRMFPRGVEWAATGEVTLTGPDRRGERRFLPWPYYNREG, from the coding sequence GTGACCGACATCCTCAACGTCCTCATCCTCTCGGGCCATATGACCCGCGAGCACGACAACGAGCATCGCAGCTTCCGGTTGCACAACCAGTGGATCACGACGCTGCTCGAAGACACCGGCCGCTTCAAGGTGCGCGTCGTGGAGGATCCGCGAGGGCTCGGCGCCGAGGTCATCGACAAGTACGACGTGCTGATCGTCGTCTTCGAGGGTCGCGACGGCTTCTTCGAGAAGGCCGTCGGGTTCGGCGCGGAGACGGACGCCGCGATCCTGAGGTTCGTCCACGACGACGGAAAGGGCATCGTCTGGTTCCACGGGTCGGCCGCGCAGGAGGACCGCTGGGGCTATCCCGAGGAGTACAACGTCATGCGCGGGGCGAAGCTCAGCGCGTACGAGACGGGTCTTCGTCCTCGCCCGTGGGGTGAGGCGCAGCTCGATACGGTCGAGCCGCGGCATCCGATCACCGAGGGGATCAGCGCCCGCTGGACTGTGACCGGTGACGACATCCTCACCGGCGTCGACCTGTACGAGGGTGCCCAGGTGCTGTTGACGACCTTCGACGATCTCGAGGCGTACGAGAAGGCACCGGTGTGGCCGATGTCGCACTACCCGGTCGAGATCCCCGAGGGGGGCATCGCCGCACTCAACGGCATGAACACCGACCAGCCGATCGCCTGGATCAACGAGTACGGTGCAGGCCGGTCGTTCACGATCACGATCGGACACGATATCGACACGTTCCGGCGCATCGAATTCATCCGCATGTTCCCGCGCGGCGTCGAGTGGGCGGCCACGGGAGAGGTCACCCTCACGGGCCCCGACCGCCGTGGCGAGCGTCGCTTCCTCCCCTGGCCGTACTACAACCGCGAGGGCTGA